In Humulus lupulus chromosome 6, drHumLupu1.1, whole genome shotgun sequence, a single genomic region encodes these proteins:
- the LOC133785596 gene encoding zinc finger BED domain-containing protein RICESLEEPER 2-like: MSTQDVIESNFVDDVDYVQSTHTQEAYSLGNTRGESESRSTKRKRTSPAWDHFTLQKIDGILKAVCNHCGRKLGGESSNGTKHLLAHVKRCPVITEQLAMNPNPNASPSVTTYNFDPELGRKKLAQMIILHEYPLSMVEHSGFIDYSNTLCPMFKMLSRNTIRSDILKMYKVEKEKCSQILEKNRSRIAITTDMWTANHQKRGYMTVTAHFIDDSWKLHSRIISFKYVPCPHDAVTLTDTLSSCLSEWNIEDKINTVTMDNCTTNDAMIPLLKEKFNSNCFILKGKLLHMRCCAHILNLIVKDGLSVIGDSIDKIRDSVAYWSGTPKRYEKFEDTARSLEVACTKKLSLDCQTRWNSTYLMLNIALLYNRVFEQLKLRDSRYVRNAPSEDDWIRAQKLCD, from the coding sequence ATGTCTACCCAAgatgttatcgaatctaattttGTCGATGATGTTGATTATGTTCAATCAACACATACACAAGAGGCATATTCTCTAGGAAATACAAGAGGTGAAAGTGAGAGTAGAAGTACTAAGAGAAAGAGAACATCTCCTGCATGGGATCATTTTACATTGCAAAAAATTGATGGTATACTGAAGGCAGTTTGTAACCATTGTGGGAGGAAATTAGGGGGAGAGAGTAGTAATGGGACTAAACATTTGCTTGCTCATGTGAAAAGATGCCCAGTAATAACGGAACAACTTGCCATGAATCCTAATCCTAATGCAAGTCCTTCAGTCACAACTTACAATTTTGATCCTGAACTAGGGAGAAAAAAGTTAGCTCAAATGATCATTTTACATGAATACCCTTTATCGATGGTTGAGCATAGTGGTTTTATAGACTATTCAAATACTCTTTGCCCTATGTTTAAAATGTTGTCAAGGAATACAATTAGGTCTGATATTTTGAAAATGTACAAGGTTGAGAAGGAAAAATGTAGCCAAATTTTGGAGAAGAATAGAAGTAGAATAGCTATAACCACTGATATGTGGACTGCCAATCATCAAAAGAGGGGATATATGACTGTGACAGCTCATTTCATAGATGACTCTTGGAAGTTGCATAGTAGGATTATAAGTTTTAAGTATGTACCATGCCCACATGATGCTGTAACACTTACTGATACATTGAGTTCGTGTCTGTCTGAATGGAATATTGAAGACAAGATTAATACAGTGACTATGGATAATTGCACGACTAACGATGCAATGATTCCACTTTTGAAGGAAAAATTTAATTCTAACTGTTTCATTTTAAAAGGAAAGCTACTTCACATGCGTTGTTGTGCGCATATTTTGAATCTTATTGTCAAGGATGGCTTGTCTGTTATTGGTGATAGCATTGACAAGATTCGAGACAGTGTTGCTTATTGGTCGGGCACACCAAAGAGGTATGAGAAATTTGAGGACACTGCTCGTTCTCTTGAAGTGGCATGTACTAAAAAGTTATCACTTGATTGTCAAACAAGGTGGAATTCAACATACTTGATGCTCAACATAGCTTTATTGTACAATagagtatttgaacaattaaaacTACGTGATTCTAGATATGTTAGAAATGCGCCATCAGAAGATGATTGGATTAGAGCTCAAAAATTGTGTGACTAG
- the LOC133785597 gene encoding uncharacterized protein LOC133785597, which translates to MEWLNCFPGARVIVLDWFCSDHRPLLVCFDSLSSGDKCGLKKRNTRFHFEEAWCEEDQCNHIVRECWNWTGPTSNPVGVVDKIRMCGVSLCKWNRKKKKEWNKEMNSAKRKLAVLSKANNPNLWREIKETENKINCLSDKEEMFWCQRSRALWLKLRDRNSKYFHHKASARRKKNTILGLQDSSGCWEDDEVLVEKIICGYFENIFKSSNASTDDMEAVLGCIDPKVSQETNALLECDFSREEVVNVIKNMNPTKAPGTDGLPALFYHKYWDNVGSDVVNVCLKILNGGGSVASLNETLIALIPKVDKPVKIEQFRPISLCNVIYKIISKCLADRMRSSLVDTIYEAQSAFVQGRVIQDNAIIGFEGLHCMRKNLYGNGSKLALMLDMAKAYDRVEWKFIEKVMIKLGYSRLWVDKVMRCVRSVRFSVLLNGDIKGSIIPSRGLRQGDPLSPFLFLFCAEAFSALFRKAEADGCISGLRFGRGSLYVSHLFFADDSLIFLDANRGNYLKFLEIVSAYSKASGQLINFDKLEVCFGKLVNLDDRSQLANLLKVKLVENFGKYLGLPSFVGRNKREVFDNIRDRVWKRLKGWKRSLFSAAGKEVLIKAIIQAIPTYVMSCFKISKKIIDCLHSMAARFWWGSTEKKRKIHWCKWEVLCRHKGRGGLGFRDLHFFNQAMLAKQCWRFLRNPSSLCAKVLVACYHPSTSIIEAKCGSKASSVWRSLMWGNSIIKQGSRWRIGDGNNVRILEDPWIPRPRSFMVYDKPFLPSGLRVIDLKKNDGCWDVEMIKCLFNEEDAMLILGIPCSEHHLPDKLLWHFTNNGEYSVKSGYHLAMSSKPFPECSEMGLNEALWKSIWELRVANKIKHFFWKLGHSWLPTNFSLFCRNINSSATCNRCSCGTQEDVVHALWKCEASTKIWKLVNFWKVVKGCNKKDPLLFFDFMRNTLTKENLELFVVISWQIWHLRNRAVLGDFMPNPRDVVEWCFGYWSNFLEVSCKRGSHGLQKDPPRWKPPPTGGVKLNVDVGRSSDGWEWSTAVVARDEQGACLGAKGVMVCFPLLPVAAELLAIKEGIQFGAALGLENFTIESDCLNAVLLVNNKNVCCSDLEGLVWAIKSLVSSTGCRGISFEGRSSNSVGHLLAKYTMDSGVNAVWNGLIPSVALSALEVEKPIPL; encoded by the coding sequence ATGGAATGGCTTAACTGTTTCCCTGGCGCTAGGGTCATTGTCCTGGATTGGTTTTGTTCAGATCATAGGCCCCTCCTGGTTTGTTTCGATTCTCTTAGTTCGGGTGATAAGTGTGGTCTGAAGAAAAGAAATACGCGATTCCATTTTGAAGAAGCCTGGTGTGAGGAGGATCAGTGTAATCACATTGTCAGAGAGTGCTGGAATTGGACTGGCCCTACTTCCAATCCTGTGGGGGTTGTGGACAAAATTCGTATGTGTGGAGTTTCTCTTTGCAAATGGAacaggaaaaagaagaaggagtggaataaagagatgaattctgCTAAGCGGAAGCTGGCTGTGTTATCAAAGGCAAACAACCCTAACTTATGGCGAGAGATCAAGGAAACGGAGAACAAAATCAATTGCTTATCTGATAAGGAGGAGATGTTCTGGTGTCAAAGAAGCAGGGCCCTGTGGTTGAAACTGAGGGATCGCAATTCTAAATATTTCCATCATAAGGCCTCTGCTAGAAGAAAGAAGAATACGATTTTGGGCCTTCAGGATAGCTCGGGTTGCTGGGAAGATGATGAAGTGTTGGTGGAGAAGATTATCTGTGGCTATTTTGAAAATATCTTTAAGTCCTCTAATGCTAGCACTGACGACATGGAGGCGGTTCTGGGATGTATTGATCCAAAGGTTTCGCAAGAAACAAATGCTCTCTTGGAGTGTGATTTCTCGAGAGAAGAGGTGGTAAATGTTATTAAAAATATGAATCCTACCAAGGCCCCTGGTACGGATGGGTTACCGGCTCTTTTCTATCACAAGTATTGGGACAATGTGGGGAGTGATGTGGTGAATGTGTGTTTGAAAATCCTGAATGGTGGTGGATCGGTGGCTAGCCTTAATGAGACCTTGATTGCTCTCATCCCGAAAGTGGACAAACCGGTTAAGATTGAGCAGTTCCGGCCTATTAGCCTATGTAATGTTATTTATAAGATTATCTCGAAGTGTTTGGCGGATAGGATGAGGAGTTCTCTGGTTGACACCATCTATGAAGCTCAAAGTGCTTTTGTTCAGGGCAGAGTTATCCAAGACAATGCGATTATCGGATTTGAAGGATTACATTGTATGAGGAAGAATTTGTATGGGAATGGTTCAAAATTGGCCCTTATGCTGGATATGGCTAAAGCTTATGATAGAGTGGAATGGAAGTTTATTGAAAAAGTCATGATTAAATTGGGGTACAGCCGTCTTTGGGTGGATAAGGTGATGAGATGCGTTCGGTCTGTGCGATTTTCTGTGTTGCTTAATGGAGATATTAAGGGAAGCATCATCCCCTCTCGTGGTCTGAGACAGGGAGATCCTTTGTCTCCTTTTCTATTCCTGTTTTGTGCTGAAGCTTTCTCTGCCTTGTTTCGTAAAGCTGAAGCTGATGGTTGTATCTCGGGCCTCAGATTTGGGAGGGGTTCTCTCTATGTCTCTCATCTCTTCTTTGCTGATGACAGCCTGATTTTCTTGGATGCCAATCGAGGGAACTATTTGAAGTTTTTGGAGATAGTGAGTGCCTATTCTAAGGCGTCGGGGCAGCTTATAAATTTTGATAAATTAGAGGTGTGTTTTGGTAAGTTGGTGAATCTGGATGATAGGTCTCAACTCGCTAACCTTTTGAAGGTGAAGTTGGTGGAAAACTTTGGGAAATATCTGGGTCTCCCCTCCTTTGTTGGGCGAAATAAACGTGAAGTCTTTGATAATATAAGAGATAGAGTTTGGAAAAGATTGAAGGGCTGGAAAAGGTCTCTGTTTTCCGCTGCGGGAAAGGAGGTCCTCATAAAGGCAATCATACAGGCTATTCCTACGTATGTTATGAGTTGTTTCAAAATCTCTAAAAAGATTATTGATTGCCTTCATAGTATGGCGGCTAGATTCTGGTGGGGCTCCACTGAGAAAAAGAGGAAAATCCACTGGTGCAAATGGGAGGTCTTGTGTAGGCATAAAGGTAGGGGAGGTCTTGGATTCAGGGACTTACATTTTTTTAATCAAGCAATGCTTGCCAAACAGTGCTGGCGTTTCCTTAGGAATCCTTCGTCTCTCTGTGCTAAGGTTTTGGTGGCTTGCTATCACCCTTCTACTAGCATTATTGAAGCAAAGTGCGGGTCGAAGGCTTCCTCGGTCTGGAGAAGTCTTATGTGGGGAAACTCGATTATTAAACAAGGCTCTAGGTGGCGCATTGGGGATGGTAATAATGTTAGAATCTTGGAGGACCCTTGGATCCCCCGTCCTCGCTCCTTCATGGTTTATGACAAGCCGTTCTTACCTAGTGGCCTTCGTGTCATTGATCTAAAAAAGAATGATGGTTGCTGGGATGTGGAGATGATCAAGTGTTTGTTTAATGAAGAGGACGCGATGCTCATTTTGGGCATTCCTTGTTCTGAGCATCATTTGCCTGACAAACTTTTATGGCATTTTACAAACAATGGTGAATATAGTGTGAAAAGTGGGTACCATCTAGCCATGAGTTCTAAGCCTTTTCCTGAGTGTTCAGAGATGGGTTTGAATGAGGCACTGTGGAAATCAATTTGGGAGTTGAGAGTCGCAAATAAAATCAAACACTTTTTTTGGAAACTTGGCCATTCATGGCTTCCTACTAACTTTTCTTTGTTTTGCAGGAATATTAACTCATCTGCTACTTGTAACAGATGTTCTTGTGGGACCCAGGAGGATGTTGTTCATGCTTTGTGGAAGTGTGAGGCTAGTACTAAGATTTGGAAATTGGTCAACTTCTGGAAAGTGGTCAAAGGGTGTAACAAAAAAGACCCCCTTTTATTTTTTGACTTCATGCGTAATACACTTACAAAAGAAAACTTGGAGCTTTTTGTGGTAATATCGTGGCAGATCTGGCACCTCCGAAATAGAGCTGTTCTGGGAGATTTCATGCCAAATCCTAGAGATGTTGTTGAGTGGTGCTTCGGGTATTGGTCGAATTTTTTGGAGGTGTCTTGCAAAAGGGGGAGTCATGGGCTTCAGAAAGATCCTCCCAGGTGGAAGCCTCCGCCTACTGGTGGGGTAAAATTAAATGTTGATGTAGGCAGGTCCTCGGATGGCTGGGAGTGGAGTACGGCGGTGGTGGCCAGAGATGAGCAAGGCGCGTGCTTGGGGGCAAAGGGCGTAATGGTTTGCTTCCCTCTCCTTCCTGTTGCGGCCGAGCTTTTAGCAATCAAAGAGGGTATTCAATTTGGGGCTGCTTTGGGTTTGGAGAATTTTACTATCGAATCAGATTGTTTGAATGCTGTTTTGTTGGTTAATAACAAGAATGTTTGCTGTAGTGATCTTGAAGGTTTGGTCTGGGCCATTAAATCGCTGGTGTCTTCGACGGGTTGCAGAGGTATTTCCTTTGAAGGCAGGAGCTCCAATTCTGTGGGTCATCTTTTAGCAAAATACACTATGGATTCTGGTGTCAATGCTGTTTGGAATGGGTTAATTCCCTCTGTTGCTTTGTCTGCTCTTGAGGTAGAAAAGCCAATTCCTTTGTAA